A genomic window from Glycine soja cultivar W05 chromosome 10, ASM419377v2, whole genome shotgun sequence includes:
- the LOC114370839 gene encoding coatomer subunit alpha-2-like, producing MLTKFETKSNRVKGLSFHPKRPWILASLHSGVIQLWDYRMGTLIDKFDEHDGPVRGVHFHHSQPLFVSGGDDYKIKVWNYKLHRCLFTLLGHLDYIRTVQFHHENPWIVSASDDQTIRIWNWQSRTCISVLTGHNHYVMCALFHPKEDLVVSASLDQTVRVWDISSLKRKSASPADDILRLSQMNTDLFGGVDAVVKYVLEGHDRGVNWASFHPTLPLIVSAADDRQVKLWRMNDTKAWEVDTLRGHMNNVSCVMFHAKQDIIVSNSEDKSIRIWDATKRTGIQTFRREHDRFWILAAHPEMNLLAAGHDSGMIVFKLERERPAFVVSGDSLFYTKDRFLCFYEFSTQRDAQVLPFRRPGSLSLNQSPKTLSYSPTENAFLLCSDVDGGSYELYCISKDSYGRGDVQDAKKGHGASAVFVARNRFAVLEKSSNQVLIKNLKNDIVKKSVLPIATDAIFYAGTGNLLCRSEDRVIIFDLQQRIVLGELQTPFIKYVVWSDDMEHVALLSKHAIIIASKKLVHQCTLHETIRVKSGAWDENGVFIYTTLNHIKYCLPNGDNGIIKTLDIPIYITKVSGNTIFCLDRDGKNRSIIIDATEYIFKLSLLKKRYDHVMNMIRNSQLCGQAMIAYLQQKGFPEVALHFVKDEKIRFNLALESGNIQIAVASATAIDEKDHWYRLGVEALRQGNAGIVEYAYQRTKNFERLSFLYLVTGNMEKLSKMLKIAEVKNDVMGQFHNALYMGDVRERVKILENVGHLPLAYITASVHGLHDVAERLATELGDNVPSLPAGKVPSLMMPPSPVICGSDWPLLRVMQGMFDGVLDNTGRGVADEEEYEAADGDWGEELDIVDADGLQNGDVAAILEDGEVAEENDEEGGWEMEDLGLGPEADTPKASISTQSSVFVTPTPGMPVSHIWIQKSSLAADHAAAGNFDTAMRLLNRQLGIMNFAPLKSMFLDLHTGSHSYLRAFSSAPIISLAVERGWTESSSANVRGPPALPFKLPQLDEKLRAGYKLTTAGKFTEALKTFVNILHTIPLIVVESRREVDDVKELIVIVKEYVLGMQMELKRREVKDNIVRQQELAAYFTHCNLQTPHLRLALQNAMTVCFKAKNLATAANFARRLLETNPTNENQARAARQVVAAAEKTMTDATQLNYDFRNPFVICGATYVPIYRGQKDVSCPYCSSRFVPSQEGQLCNVCDLAVIGADASGLVCSPSQIR from the exons ATGTTGACGAAATTCGAGACGAAGAGTAACAGAGTGAAGGGCCTGAGTTTCCACCCGAAGCGGCCATGGATCCTGGCGAGTCTCCACAGCGGCGTCATCCAGCTCTGGGACTACCGCATGGGAACCCTAATCGACAAGTTCGACGAGCACGACGGCCCCGTCCGCGGCGTCCATTTCCACCACTCCCAACCCCTCTTCGTCTCCGGAG GTGACGATTACAAAATCAAGGTGTGGAACTACAAGCTCCACCGCTGCCTCTTCACCCTCCTGGGCCACCTCGACTATATCCGCACCGTGCAGTTCCACCACGAGAATCCCTGGATTGTCAGCGCCAGCGACGACCAAACCATTCGCATCTGGAACTGGCAATCTCGCACTTGCATCTCCGTTTTGACTGGCCACAACCACTATGTCATGTGCGCTTTGTTCCATCCCAAAGAGGATCTCGTTGTGTCAGCTTCGCTCGACCAGACCGTTCGCGTCTGGGACATCAGCTCTCTCAAGCGGAAATCCGCGTCCCCGGCCGACGATATCCTTCGTCTCAGCCAGATGAACACTGATCTCTTCGGCGGCGTGGATGCCGTTGTTAAGTATGTTTTGGAAGGCCATGACCGCGGTGTTAATTGGGCTTCCTTCCATCCCACGCTGCCTCTCATTGTATCCGCTGCCGATGATCGCCAAGTCAAACTTTGGAGGATGAATG ACACAAAGGCATGGGAAGTGGACACCTTGAGAGGGCACATGAATAATGTTTCATGTGTTATGTTCCATGCCAAGCAGGATATCATTGTGTCAAATTCCGAAGATAAAAGTATTCGCATATGGGATGCAACAAAGAGAACTGGAATTCAAACATTCCGCCGAGAGCATGACAGGTTTTGGATTCTTGCAGCCCATCCTGAAATGAATCTGCTGGCAGCTGGTCATGACAGTGGCATGATTGTTTTCAAGCTGGAGAGAGAAAGGCCTGCATTTGTTGTTAGTGGTGATTCATTGTTCTACACTAAAGATCGGTTCCTGTGTTTCTATGAATTTTCAACACAAAGAGATGCACAAGTACTTCCATTCCGACGACCGGGCTCTTTAAGCTTGAATCAAAGCCCAAAGACTCTTTCCTATAGCCCAACGGAAAATGCTTTTCTTCTGTGTTCAGATGTAGATGGTGGATCTTATGAGTTGTATTGCATATCAAAGGACAGTTATGGTAGGGGTGATGTGCAAGATGCAAAAAAAGGTCATGGAGCTTCTGCAGTCTTTGTGGCTCGTAATCGGTTTGCTGTGCTGGAGAAGAGCAGCAATCAAGTccttataaaaaatttgaagaatGATATTGTTAAAAAGAGTGTCCTTCCGATTGCCACTGATGCTATATTCTATGCAGGAACAGGCAACTTGCTATGTAGGTCTGAGGATAGGGTTATTATATTTGATCTTCAGCAGAGGATTGTTCTTGGTGAACTTCAGACCCCGTTTATTAAATATGTTGTCTGGTCTGATGACATGGAACATGTTGCTTTACTCAGCAAGCATGCCATTATAATTGCTAGCAAGAAACTTGTACACCAATGCACTCTCCATGAGACTATCCGTGTAAAAAGTGGAGCTTGGGATGAAAATGGTGTTTTCATTTATACAACACTAAATCACATCAAATATTGTCTTCCCAATGGAGATAATGGGATAATAAAGACATTGGACATTCCAATTTATATCACAAAGGTCTCTGGCAACACAATCTTCTGCTTGGATAGGGATGGAAAGAACAGATCAATAATTATTGATGCtactgaatatatttttaagcttTCCCTCTTGAAGAAAAGATATGATCATGTCATGAACATGATAAGGAACTCACAGCTTTGTGGGCAGGCTATGATTGCTTATCTACAGCAGAAGGGCTTTCCTGAGGTTGCACTGCATTTTGTGAAAGATGAGAAAATTCGGTTCAATTTGGCTTTAGAGAGTGGGAACATTCAAATTGCAGTTGCTTCAGCAACAGCAATTGATGAGAAAGATCACTGGTACCGATTAGGGGTTGAGGCTCTTCGCCAAGGCAATGCTGGTATTGTAGAGTATGCATACCAGAGAACAAAAAATTTTGAGAGATTGTCTTTCCTTTATCTTGTCACTGGTAACATGGAGAAACTGTCCAAGATGTTGAAAATTGCTGAAGTCAAGAATGATGTGATGGGCCAGTTTCACAATGCCCTATATATGGGTGATGTTCGAGAACGTGTCAAGATATTGGAAAATGTGGGCCATTTGCCACTTGCTTACATCACTGCATCAGTCCATGGGCTACATGATGTTGCAGAGCGGCTTGCAACTGAACTGGGAGATAATGTTCCATCGTTGCCTGCAGGAAAAGTACCTTCTCTCATGATGCCTCCATCACCTGTCATTTGTGGAAGTGATTGGCCTCTTCTCAGGGTCATGCAAGGCATGTTTGATGGTGTGCTTGACAATACAGGTCGGGGAGTCGCTGATGAAGAAGAGTATGAGGCTGCTGATGGTGATTGGGGTGAGGAGCTTGACATAGTTGATGCAGATGGCTTACAAAATGGAGATGTTGCTGCGATTTTGGAGGATGGAGAGGTGGCtgaagaaaatgatgaagagggtggatgggagatggaggatttAGGCCTGGGCCCTGAAGCTGACACTCCCAAAGCTTCTATCAGTACCCAATCTTCAGTTTTTGTGACCCCAACACCTGGCATGCCGGTAAGTCATATATGGATTCAGAAATCATCTCTTGCAGCTGATCATGCAGCTGCTGGAAATTTTGATACTGCAATGAGGTTACTGAACCGGCAACTTGGGATAATGAATTTTGCCCCCCTGAAATCCATGTTTCTCGATCTTCATACTGGCAGTCATTCCTATCTCCGGGCATTTTCTTCTGCTCCCATTATATCACTTGCAGTTGAAAGAGGTTGGACTGAGTCATCTAGTGCTAATGTGAGAGGCCCACCGGCACTTCCTTTCAAATTGCCTCAGTTGGATGAAAAACTTAGAGCTGGTTATAAGCTTACCACTGCTGGGAAATTCACTGAAGCTCTTAAGACATTTGTTAATATTCTTCATACAATTCCTTTGATTGTTGTTGAGTCAAGGAGGGAAGTGGATGATGTGAAGGAACTAATTGTCATAGTCAAAGAGTATGTTTTGGGCATGCAGATGGAGCTGAAGAGGAGGGAAGTTAAGGACAATATAGTACGGCAGCAGGAGCTTGCAGCATATTTCACTCACTGCAACCTTCAGACACCTCACTTGAGGTTAGCTTTGCAGAATGCAATGACTGTCTGCTTCAAGGCAAAGAACCTTGCCACTGCTGCAAACTTTGCCCGGAGGCTACTTGAGACAAATCCTACCAATGAAAACCAAGCTAGGGCAGCAAGGCAAGTGGTAGCAGCTGCTGAAAAAACTATGACTGATGCTACCCAGTTGAACTATGATTTCCGCAACCCATTTGTAATTTGTGGTGCAACTTACGTGCCAATCTATCGAGGACAGAAGGATGTCTCTTGCCCATATTGTTCTTCACGTTTTGTGCCTAGCCAGGAGGGACAACTCTGTAATGTTTGCGATCTTGCAGTGATTGGAGCAGATGCTTCTGGTCTGGTTTGTTCACCTTCCCAGATACGCTGA
- the LOC114369823 gene encoding leghemoglobin C1, whose amino-acid sequence MGAFTEKQEALVSSSFEAFKANIPQYSVVFYNSILEKAPAAKDLFSFLANGVDPTNPKLTGHAEKLFALVRDSAGQLKTNGTVVADAALVSIHAQKAVTDPQFVVVKEALLKTIKEAVGGNWSDELSSAWEVAYDELAAAIKKA is encoded by the exons ATGGGTGCTTTCACTGAGAAGCAAGAGGCTTTGGTGAGTAGCTCATTCGAAGCATTCAAGGCAAACATTCCTCAATACAGCGTTGTGTTCTACAATTC gataCTGGAGAAAGCACCTGCAGCAAAGGACTTGTTCTCATTTCTAGCAAATGGAGTAGACCCCACTAATCCTAAGCTCACGGGCCATGCTGAAAAGCTTTTTGCATTG GTGCGTGACTCAGCTGGTCAACTTAAAACAAATGGAACAGTGGTGGCTGATGCTGCACTTGTTTCTATCCATGCCCAAAAAGCAGTCACTGATCCTCAGTTCGTG gtGGTTAAAGAAGCACTGCTGAAAACAATAAAGGAAGCTGTTGGCGGCAATTGGAGTGACGAATTGAGCAGTGCTTGGGAAGTAGCCTATGATGAATTGGCAGCAGCAATTAAAAAGGCATAA
- the LOC114369824 gene encoding leghemoglobin A has translation MVAFTEKQDALVSSSFEAFKANIPQYSVVFYTSILEKAPAAKDLFSFLANGVDPTNPKLTGHAEKLFALVRDSAGQLKASGTVVADAALGSVHAQKAVTDPQFVVVKEALLKTIKAAVGDKWSDELSRAWEVAYDELAAAIKKA, from the exons atggttGCTTTCACTGAGAAGCAAGATGCTTTGGTGAGTAGCTCATTCGAAGCATTCAAGGCAAACATTCCTCAATACAGCGTTGTGTTCTACACTTC GATACTGGAGAAAGCACCTGCAGCAAAGGACTTGTTCTCATTTCTAGCAAATGGAGTAGACCCCACTAATCCTAAGCTCACGGGCCATGCTGAAAAGCTTTTTGCATTG GTGCGTGACTCAGCTGGTCAACTTAAAGCAAGTGGAACAGTGGTGGCTGATGCCGCACTTGGTTCTGTTCATGCCCAAAAAGCAGTCACTGATCCTCAGTTCGTG GTGGTTAAAGAAGCACTGCTGAAAACAATAAAGGCAGCAGTTGGGGACAAATGGAGTGACGAGTTGAGCCGTGCTTGGGAAGTAGCCTACGATGAATTGGCAGCAGCTATTAAGAAGGCATAA